Within Gilvibacter sp. SZ-19, the genomic segment CCTTATAATTATTTAGCAATTAATTTCTTGATTCCGCTAAAGAGCATTGAACCAATGGCTACAAAGGCCAGAATGTAAAAGGTTCTAAGACCAGCTCCTACCCAACGTGAACCGCTAGCAGAAAGCACCTCACCGTCTTTCATTGGAGTCTCAACTCCTTCTGAAATTCCGTAAGAAATGGCTACAACCAAAATGAATGCTCCTATTGAAATCAGGGTCTTTTTAATATCCCCTGCAAAGATTCCTTTAACTACGTAGAATAGTACCAACACCAATACAATGGCGAGCACTACATATGCTACGAACATGAAAGGATCTACTACGCTGCCTTGTACGCCAGCGTCACTCTTGATAGCCTCGTCTCCTGTGGCAATCACGCGTCCTAATAGAATTAGGCCAACGACTCCCAGAGCTAAGGCTACGTATTTTAAAATTTTATGTAAACCCATAATTTAAATTGGTGTGATTATTACTTCTTGTTTTTGTAGTCAACTAACATATCGATAAGAGTGATCGATGCATCTTCCATGTTGTTCACGATGCTGTCGATCTTAGCGATGATGTAGTTGTAGAAGATCTGAAGGATAATCGCAACAATAAGACCAAAAACTGTGGTCAAAAGTGCTACTTTAATACCCCCTGCTACCAATGATGGGTGCATGTCTCCAGCTGCCTCGATCTTATCGAAGGCCTGAATCATACCAATTACTGTACCCATGAAACCAAGCATCGGTGCCAGTGCGATAAACAATGAAATCCAGGACACGTTCTTTTCTAGTTGTCCCATTTGAACACCTCCGTAAGCTACTACAGCTTTCTCTGCAGCGTCAATGCTTTCGTCAGCGCGGTCAAGACCTTGATAGTAGATAGATGCTACAGGTCCTTTTGTGTTACGGCATACTTCTTTAGCAGCTTCAACACCACCGCTATTTAGCGCATCTTCAACGCTTTCTGCCAACTTCTGAGTGTTGGTAGTAGAAAGGTTAAGGTAAATGATACGCTCAATGGCAATAGCCAAACCAAGGATCAAACAAAGAAGTACGATCCCCATAAAACCAGGACCTCCCTCGATGAAACGCTTTTTAAGCTCTTGGTGAAAACCGGCGCTCTCAGCTTCGTCAGCTGCTCCGGCATCTGCATCTTGAATAATGTTAGATGATACTGAGGTGATTACCTCGTGTACATTGTTGGCATTGTACGAGTTAGCTTGTGCACTAAAACTACCTACACATACCATGGCGGCAATTGCCAAAATAGAAAATAATTTTTTCATTGCTATCGACTTAAAAGTTTGTTTTTAGTTAAGGGTTTAAAGATAAAAAAATATTTATTCAAACAAAGATAAATAACATTGTAAAGCCCCTAAAAACGTGGATTTTTTTCAAAATTAACAGGCTTTTCTTAGCAGCTTCTCAGTGTAGGGTTCATTTCCCTTGAGAATTGGGAATTTTAGAAGCTTAGACAACCCCTCTAAGTATTAAGGTATTGGAATCAGTTCCAAGGCCCTCCGTCTTGCGTCACAGCAACAAAACTGGGCTTGCCTTGCTGCTGCGCTTCTCGGTCAAACCTAAAGAGCCCTTTCCAGCCGCCCAACCAAAATCGACCTTGGCTATCTTCCAAGAAACAGATGATTCCTTGTGAGATCAAGCCGTCCTGCTCATTAAAGAGTTCAAAGGTCTCTCCATCGTAACGATAAACCCCTTGATGCTCCGCAGCAAACCACAGATCACCCTGCGAGTCTTCGTAAACTGCAGAGGTCTCTACGCCTGCAACCGCGCCTTCTTTAGTAAAGTGTTTGAACGAACCATTGGCATATCGACTAATGCCGCCGTTCATGCTGCTTATCCAAATTCCACCTTGCTTGTCTTGATAAAAGCCCCCGGCCGAATTGTCTTGCAGGCCGTTCTCTTCCGTAAGGAATCTAAACGCTGAGCCGTCATAAATAGTAATGCCTTGACCGTCAAAGGCAAACCAAAAGTTACCTTCGCGGTCTTGAAAAATATCACCAACACCGTCTACAGCCAATGATGGTTTAGGGTTAGCAACTTGAGGTTTCGGAACCTCAAAATTGTGAAATGTTCCGTCCTCTAAATAGACCACTCCTTTACCCGTCCCGACCCAAAGTCGCTCCTGAGGGTCAATATACAAACCGTAAACCCCGTTGTCTGGCAAGCCGTCTGCCGTGGTGTAATTCTTAAAAGTATTGTCTTTAAAAAGCGTCAGACCGCCAGAAGTAGCTATCCAAGCATCGCCTGCAGCATCGACTAAGATCTTATTGATCCTGTTATTACCCACACCATCATCCTCATCAAAATATTGTAACACCGCTCCATCGTGACGCGCCACGCCATAGTGATTGGTGCCCATCCAAACATGGCCTTGCTTATCCACAGCTATCGAACGTATCCAATGGGCAATTTGCCCTTCGTAAAAGATCTCGACAAAATCGTCCACAGGCACGCCGTAGGGGCTTTGATTGAAAATATTGGATTGGTAGGCCGCCTGCTTCACGGGCTTTTGTTGCTGCACCTCAGTCGTCCCAGCATTTGATTCTTGCTGCCCTTTGCAAGACGCGATCGAAACCGAAATAACCAAAACGATATAAACGGCAATCTTAAATGTTTTCTTGTCCACAGAATTAAAGGTAAGTTTTTCTTGTTGATG encodes:
- a CDS encoding two-component regulator propeller domain-containing protein, whose amino-acid sequence is MDKKTFKIAVYIVLVISVSIASCKGQQESNAGTTEVQQQKPVKQAAYQSNIFNQSPYGVPVDDFVEIFYEGQIAHWIRSIAVDKQGHVWMGTNHYGVARHDGAVLQYFDEDDGVGNNRINKILVDAAGDAWIATSGGLTLFKDNTFKNYTTADGLPDNGVYGLYIDPQERLWVGTGKGVVYLEDGTFHNFEVPKPQVANPKPSLAVDGVGDIFQDREGNFWFAFDGQGITIYDGSAFRFLTEENGLQDNSAGGFYQDKQGGIWISSMNGGISRYANGSFKHFTKEGAVAGVETSAVYEDSQGDLWFAAEHQGVYRYDGETFELFNEQDGLISQGIICFLEDSQGRFWLGGWKGLFRFDREAQQQGKPSFVAVTQDGGPWN
- a CDS encoding MotA/TolQ/ExbB proton channel family protein encodes the protein MKKLFSILAIAAMVCVGSFSAQANSYNANNVHEVITSVSSNIIQDADAGAADEAESAGFHQELKKRFIEGGPGFMGIVLLCLILGLAIAIERIIYLNLSTTNTQKLAESVEDALNSGGVEAAKEVCRNTKGPVASIYYQGLDRADESIDAAEKAVVAYGGVQMGQLEKNVSWISLFIALAPMLGFMGTVIGMIQAFDKIEAAGDMHPSLVAGGIKVALLTTVFGLIVAIILQIFYNYIIAKIDSIVNNMEDASITLIDMLVDYKNKK